In the genome of Fulvivirga maritima, one region contains:
- a CDS encoding DUF2851 family protein has product MQEAFLHFIWKFQYFDKTELATRDHQMVNVLFPGTHNTDAGPDFSEAKIIVAGLQWNGQVELHVKASEWKHHGHHTDPAYDNVILHVVWDNDKPVQRTDGSFIPTIELKNRVDEALILNYKHLINNPFTIPCHEQLQQVSDITWVTMLDKTLTERLQQKAALVIEVLEANNNDWEETAYRLLCRNMGFKINSEAFYELAKSLPYKIIRKHADSPLQVEALLFGQANLFDDDLDEPYQNELKKEYAFLKNKYSLEQNLTSAHWKLLRLRPANFPTVRLAQLSKILINNLHLFNKFLTINEAGSVVEIFKFPLSDYWQKHYQWGKEAAKTGHEIGQSSIDNILINTVVPLMVAYGTYMDNNIYVDKAIALLEKIKSEKNKIVDIWTNLERKPLSAYDSQAVIQLFNNYCKRRRCLSCSIGLSLVRSK; this is encoded by the coding sequence ATGCAGGAAGCATTTCTTCATTTTATATGGAAATTTCAATATTTTGATAAAACCGAACTAGCTACCCGGGATCATCAGATGGTGAATGTGCTGTTCCCGGGTACGCATAATACTGACGCTGGCCCAGACTTTAGTGAGGCTAAAATAATAGTGGCAGGCTTGCAGTGGAATGGGCAGGTAGAGCTGCATGTAAAGGCTTCTGAATGGAAGCATCATGGGCATCATACAGATCCTGCTTATGATAACGTGATACTGCACGTGGTTTGGGATAATGATAAGCCCGTTCAAAGAACAGATGGCTCTTTCATACCTACCATCGAACTAAAAAACAGAGTTGACGAAGCATTGATTCTCAACTATAAGCACCTCATCAATAATCCTTTTACCATTCCTTGTCATGAGCAATTACAGCAGGTGTCAGATATTACCTGGGTAACTATGCTGGATAAAACTTTAACTGAAAGATTGCAGCAAAAGGCCGCTCTGGTGATAGAGGTTTTAGAGGCTAATAATAATGATTGGGAAGAGACGGCCTACAGGCTTTTATGCCGGAATATGGGTTTCAAAATAAACTCAGAGGCCTTTTATGAATTGGCTAAATCATTACCTTATAAAATCATAAGAAAGCATGCTGATAGTCCTTTGCAGGTAGAAGCGTTACTCTTTGGGCAAGCTAATCTTTTTGATGATGATCTGGATGAGCCCTATCAAAATGAGCTTAAAAAGGAATATGCCTTTTTGAAAAATAAATATTCGTTAGAGCAAAATCTAACTTCTGCACACTGGAAACTTCTTCGCTTACGGCCGGCCAATTTCCCTACCGTGAGATTGGCGCAGCTGAGCAAAATTTTAATAAATAACCTGCACCTGTTTAATAAATTCCTCACGATTAATGAAGCGGGTAGTGTGGTAGAGATCTTCAAATTTCCTTTGAGCGATTACTGGCAAAAACATTATCAATGGGGAAAGGAGGCTGCTAAAACGGGGCATGAGATAGGGCAGTCTAGCATAGATAATATCCTTATTAATACCGTAGTGCCTTTGATGGTGGCCTATGGCACCTATATGGATAATAATATTTATGTTGATAAAGCAATTGCCCTGCTGGAGAAAATTAAAAGCGAAAAGAATAAAATCGTAGACATCTGGACGAACCTGGAGAGGAAGCCTTTGTCTGCCTATGATAGCCAGGCGGTGATTCAGCTCTTTAATAATTATTGTAAAAGGAGGCGGTGCCTTTCTTGTAGTATAGGTCTTTCATTGGTCAGGAGCAAGTGA
- the pyrF gene encoding orotidine-5'-phosphate decarboxylase, whose amino-acid sequence MNKAELISQIRQKKSYLCVGLDTDLEKIPQFLLEYEDPIFEFNKRIIDATKDFAVAYKPNIAFYEALGAKGWQSLEKTVEYIPKEIFTIADAKRGDIGNTSKLYAKAFFENMDFDSITVAPYMGEDSVAPFLDFPGKWVILLAHTSNHGSNDFQLMTNREHDTAFYEEVIRKSREWANDDQLMFVVGATRADKIGQIREIAPNNFFLVPGVGAQGGSLEEVSKYGMNKDCGLLVNSSRGIIYASKGEDFAEAAGKEAHSLQQQMEQHLAAFKTV is encoded by the coding sequence ATGAACAAAGCAGAACTGATATCCCAAATACGTCAAAAAAAATCATACTTATGTGTGGGTCTGGATACAGACCTGGAGAAAATTCCTCAATTTCTGCTTGAGTATGAAGACCCTATCTTTGAGTTTAACAAGCGCATCATAGATGCTACTAAAGATTTTGCGGTTGCCTATAAGCCTAATATTGCTTTTTATGAAGCTCTGGGTGCTAAAGGTTGGCAAAGTCTGGAGAAAACAGTTGAGTATATTCCAAAAGAAATTTTCACTATTGCTGATGCTAAGCGAGGAGATATTGGTAATACCTCTAAGCTCTATGCAAAGGCCTTTTTTGAAAATATGGATTTTGACTCAATCACAGTAGCTCCTTACATGGGTGAAGATTCAGTGGCTCCTTTTCTGGACTTTCCAGGAAAATGGGTTATTTTACTTGCTCATACTTCTAACCATGGAAGTAATGACTTTCAGCTGATGACTAACAGAGAGCATGACACGGCTTTTTATGAGGAGGTGATAAGAAAAAGTAGAGAGTGGGCTAATGATGATCAGCTGATGTTTGTGGTAGGCGCTACCCGTGCCGATAAAATAGGGCAGATACGAGAGATCGCTCCTAATAACTTCTTTTTAGTGCCAGGTGTAGGTGCACAAGGAGGTAGTTTAGAAGAGGTTTCTAAGTATGGAATGAACAAAGACTGCGGTTTATTGGTGAATTCTTCAAGAGGAATTATTTATGCCTCTAAAGGTGAGGACTTCGCTGAAGCGGCGGGTAAGGAGGCTCACTCACTCCAACAGCAAATGGAGCAACATCTGGCAGCGTTTAAAACTGTTTAA
- a CDS encoding LolA family protein: protein MKKFSFTLMFVLIGIIAFAQKDPEAKQILDAMSTKMKQIPAYSADITSAMVNEVDNINEEFGGKITVKGDMYKLEMDDQVVINNGTTVWTYLPDVNEVNIDNYSPTEDEISPSKIYEAYKSGYKYMLVNPAASMNGETVAEVDLVPNDKDAQFFKIKLFISQKTKNLKGWTMFDKSGNQYEYTIKNFKTNISPKDSFFAFDTAKYPGVEVIDLR, encoded by the coding sequence ATGAAAAAATTTTCTTTCACCCTCATGTTTGTCCTAATCGGAATAATTGCTTTTGCTCAGAAAGATCCTGAAGCGAAGCAAATATTAGATGCAATGAGCACTAAAATGAAGCAGATACCTGCATATAGTGCTGATATTACTTCCGCCATGGTCAATGAGGTAGATAATATTAATGAGGAGTTTGGCGGTAAGATCACCGTAAAAGGTGATATGTATAAGTTGGAAATGGATGATCAGGTAGTCATTAATAATGGCACTACCGTATGGACTTATCTGCCAGACGTGAATGAAGTAAATATTGATAACTACAGCCCTACTGAGGATGAAATTTCTCCTTCAAAAATATATGAGGCATACAAAAGTGGTTATAAATATATGTTGGTAAACCCAGCAGCATCAATGAATGGTGAAACTGTAGCTGAAGTAGATTTAGTGCCTAATGATAAAGATGCTCAGTTTTTTAAGATTAAGCTTTTCATCTCTCAAAAGACTAAAAACCTGAAAGGTTGGACTATGTTTGACAAATCAGGTAATCAGTACGAATACACTATTAAGAATTTCAAGACTAACATTAGTCCTAAAGATTCATTCTTTGCTTTCGATACCGCTAAATATCCTGGTGTAGAGGTAATTGATTTGAGATAG